The following coding sequences are from one Veillonella rodentium window:
- a CDS encoding DUF4911 domain-containing protein — protein MSGTRLEVNHSKVSELPGRNQSVLSDDPLVPSRSIGAFEEAPDESDSGEEAYVYFHIDPKHTNFVNRIIEGYEYVGVMTSVDNEGLCMVRCTPSTRSLAIDILQSLPEYVTIEG, from the coding sequence ATGAGCGGTACTCGATTAGAAGTGAACCATTCGAAGGTTTCGGAATTACCGGGTCGGAATCAATCTGTTCTGTCCGATGATCCGTTAGTGCCGAGCCGCTCCATAGGGGCTTTTGAAGAGGCTCCTGATGAGTCTGACTCCGGTGAAGAAGCGTATGTGTACTTTCATATCGATCCGAAGCATACGAATTTCGTCAATCGTATCATCGAAGGCTATGAGTACGTCGGCGTGATGACCTCTGTTGATAATGAGGGTTTATGTATGGTGCGCTGCACGCCGTCGACCAGGTCTCTGGCTATTGATATTTTGCAAAGTCTGCCCGAATATGTAACAATAGAAGGGTAG
- a CDS encoding IreB family regulatory phosphoprotein, producing the protein MKVSDETMLFRKVEDEPVTAEEVLTRVYQSIQEKGYNPINQILGYLISGDPAYITSYNNARSDIRRLERDDLIEELLKEYAKAKQL; encoded by the coding sequence ATGAAGGTTTCCGATGAAACTATGTTATTCCGTAAAGTTGAAGATGAACCGGTAACAGCTGAAGAGGTACTTACTCGCGTTTATCAATCGATTCAAGAAAAAGGGTATAACCCGATTAATCAGATCCTGGGATATCTTATCTCCGGTGACCCTGCGTATATCACAAGTTATAATAATGCACGGTCAGACATTCGCCGTTTAGAGCGGGATGATTTGATTGAAGAATTATTAAAAGAATACGCAAAGGCTAAGCAACTATAA
- the rplT gene encoding 50S ribosomal protein L20 codes for MARVKKGVTAHARHKKILKLAKGYRGTRSRLFKKANETVMKALYYARRDRRAKKREFRQLWIARINAAARINGTTYSRFIAGLTKAGVEVNRKMLADLAVNDAAAFAKLVEVAKNA; via the coding sequence ATGGCAAGAGTGAAAAAGGGCGTTACAGCTCATGCACGTCATAAAAAGATTTTAAAATTAGCTAAAGGTTACCGCGGCACACGTTCCCGTTTGTTTAAAAAAGCTAACGAAACAGTAATGAAAGCGTTGTACTACGCTCGTCGTGACCGTCGTGCGAAAAAACGCGAATTCCGTCAATTGTGGATCGCTCGTATCAACGCAGCGGCTCGCATTAACGGCACAACTTACAGCCGTTTCATCGCCGGTTTGACTAAAGCAGGCGTTGAAGTTAACCGTAAAATGTTGGCTGACTTGGCAGTTAACGATGCAGCAGCATTCGCTAAACTTGTTGAAGTAGCTAAAAACGCTTAA
- a CDS encoding DASS family sodium-coupled anion symporter, translated as MSESIMKKPRTSVQNAGLILAFIILGGIMALPTPDTLSTGGHRMIGILAFAVILWMTSAVSYPVSATMITALTALLLGFSPNPEAPAKFLGTTSALKLIISGYSTPAMILVGAAMFISVAMRKTGLDRRIAMLVLSGVGTRVSRIYLGVIITGLILAFFVPSATARIACLAPIIIGIVENLGIERKSRVAALLMVGAVQADSFWNIMIQTAAAQNLVAVGFMQTQMNASISWADWLIAAAPFSITMAVITYIVTQLLIRPEFRELVGGDVQLAKMRNEIGPMTADEKKLLCISIGLLALWATGGKLHSIDTTTTTIVAIALFFFPGLGIMDWKFAQQHIDWGSIVMFGAGIGLGSVLLKTKAATWLAQVFVNAFSLETASIFLLIAIMAAFLIIIHLGFASATALSSAMIPIVISIVMGHSAEGLNPIGVTMLMQYAICFGLILPVNSPQGMVAYGTETFDVKTFMTTGIPLTIIGYIMMLVFTLTYWHWIGIA; from the coding sequence ATGTCTGAATCTATAATGAAAAAACCTCGTACATCAGTACAGAATGCGGGACTTATACTCGCCTTTATCATTCTGGGCGGTATTATGGCGCTGCCGACTCCGGACACTTTATCCACAGGAGGACACCGTATGATCGGCATCCTCGCTTTCGCCGTCATCCTCTGGATGACATCCGCCGTATCCTATCCCGTAAGCGCCACCATGATTACGGCTCTTACGGCACTGCTGTTGGGATTTTCTCCGAATCCCGAAGCCCCCGCCAAATTTTTAGGCACGACCAGTGCGTTGAAGCTCATCATTTCCGGTTATTCGACACCGGCCATGATTCTCGTCGGTGCCGCCATGTTCATTTCCGTAGCCATGCGCAAGACCGGCCTCGACCGGCGTATAGCCATGCTCGTACTGTCCGGCGTGGGCACCAGGGTAAGCCGGATTTATCTGGGCGTCATCATTACGGGGCTCATCCTGGCCTTCTTTGTGCCGAGCGCGACAGCCCGTATCGCCTGCCTGGCACCGATTATCATAGGGATCGTTGAAAATCTGGGTATTGAACGAAAAAGCAGAGTCGCCGCCCTCCTCATGGTCGGTGCCGTTCAGGCGGACTCGTTCTGGAACATCATGATTCAGACGGCGGCAGCCCAGAATCTTGTAGCTGTAGGTTTCATGCAGACACAGATGAACGCCAGCATCAGCTGGGCCGACTGGCTCATCGCGGCGGCACCGTTCTCGATTACCATGGCAGTTATCACTTACATAGTGACACAGCTGTTAATCAGACCCGAATTCAGGGAGCTCGTCGGAGGTGATGTACAACTGGCTAAAATGCGCAATGAAATCGGCCCCATGACAGCGGATGAAAAGAAACTGTTATGCATCTCGATCGGGCTTCTCGCATTATGGGCTACCGGCGGTAAACTGCATTCCATCGATACCACGACTACCACCATCGTCGCCATTGCCCTGTTCTTCTTTCCTGGGCTCGGTATCATGGACTGGAAGTTTGCGCAGCAACATATCGATTGGGGATCCATCGTCATGTTCGGCGCCGGCATCGGTCTCGGCTCCGTATTACTAAAAACAAAAGCGGCAACCTGGCTTGCTCAAGTGTTCGTAAACGCCTTTTCCCTCGAAACAGCCAGCATCTTCCTGCTCATCGCCATTATGGCGGCATTTCTCATCATCATCCATTTAGGTTTCGCTTCCGCAACAGCCCTTTCATCGGCAATGATTCCGATCGTTATCTCCATCGTCATGGGGCACAGCGCAGAAGGACTCAATCCGATCGGTGTGACCATGCTCATGCAGTACGCCATTTGTTTCGGCCTGATTCTGCCGGTCAACTCGCCGCAGGGTATGGTGGCCTACGGTACGGAAACCTTTGACGTGAAAACATTTATGACCACCGGTATTCCGTTGACCATAATCGGTTATATCATGATGCTCGTATTTACACTCACATACTGGCACTGGATCGGTATCGCATAG
- a CDS encoding MmcQ/YjbR family DNA-binding protein has product MNRNELIQYIQKEYICDVDYPWEKYPDYVVIRRRDNQKWFAGIFNIHGQQVGLDISESLDVVNLKCDPDLIPNLIHESGIYPAYHMNKQHWISVDIEGYKDVEKLKMLVDMSYRLVGKK; this is encoded by the coding sequence ATGAATCGTAATGAATTAATTCAATACATACAAAAAGAATATATCTGTGATGTAGACTATCCATGGGAAAAATACCCTGACTATGTAGTAATTCGACGTAGAGACAATCAAAAATGGTTTGCGGGAATCTTTAATATTCATGGACAGCAGGTAGGACTTGATATAAGTGAATCATTGGATGTAGTAAATCTTAAATGTGATCCTGATTTGATTCCTAATTTGATTCATGAAAGTGGAATCTATCCTGCATATCATATGAATAAACAGCACTGGATCTCGGTGGATATTGAAGGATATAAAGATGTAGAGAAACTTAAAATGCTGGTGGATATGAGTTATAGATTGGTTGGTAAGAAGTAA
- the mltG gene encoding endolytic transglycosylase MltG has product MRKPLKYICIMIIVGILVIVGGLSALYYMPNTFAQDDGSQVVVIDKNQTGSEIADMLYEKSLIRSTQGFKLWLLLSGTGDKLQTGHYQIPNKVSVKELISLLQEGHVKSIRLTIPEGYTVGDIAIELEKNKIMKSKDFLEEAKTFVPYPYMKGTKPETYPVEGFLFPSTYEIPVDATPRNVIQMMADEMNRYLTPAVKKQIQAQHMSIHDFVTLASIVERESLFDADRPTIAGVFKKRLAHGIPLQSDATISYVLGYAKEHVTLGDTQLQSPYNTYVSKGLPPGPIANPGKKSLDAVLHSENTDYLYFVADKEGHNHFSKTYEEHLAAVHKIYGSDSTSSSNESAAQAAGPNYDVAAATTEPNYNYSSAEAVEADSQYVDVEPTTKYTPTTIPVTTAPEAAQSAPPATSNADSGSNYVPTTIPVTTAPESMQNVIPNSSQSNVPPIQVQRPQPVNPSGGTNSNQYNYR; this is encoded by the coding sequence GTGAGAAAACCCTTAAAATATATTTGTATTATGATTATCGTAGGTATTTTGGTTATCGTAGGCGGCCTCAGTGCATTGTACTATATGCCGAATACATTTGCTCAGGATGACGGATCTCAAGTGGTGGTCATCGATAAGAATCAAACGGGATCAGAAATTGCGGACATGCTTTATGAAAAAAGCCTCATCCGTTCCACTCAAGGCTTTAAGCTGTGGCTGCTGTTGAGCGGTACCGGTGATAAGCTTCAAACGGGGCATTATCAGATTCCGAATAAGGTGTCTGTGAAAGAACTCATTTCCCTGTTGCAGGAGGGTCATGTAAAATCAATTCGCCTGACTATTCCGGAAGGTTACACGGTAGGCGATATCGCGATTGAGCTTGAGAAGAATAAGATCATGAAGTCGAAGGACTTTTTAGAGGAAGCGAAGACCTTTGTACCCTATCCGTATATGAAGGGGACAAAGCCCGAAACATATCCCGTAGAGGGATTTTTATTTCCAAGTACATATGAGATTCCTGTAGATGCGACACCGCGCAATGTGATTCAAATGATGGCGGATGAAATGAACCGCTATCTGACTCCGGCCGTAAAAAAACAGATTCAGGCTCAACATATGAGTATTCACGACTTTGTGACATTGGCGTCTATTGTTGAACGTGAATCTCTATTTGATGCGGATCGTCCGACTATTGCTGGTGTATTTAAAAAACGTTTGGCTCATGGCATTCCATTGCAGTCCGATGCGACGATTTCCTATGTACTCGGTTATGCGAAGGAACATGTAACATTGGGGGATACTCAATTACAGAGCCCTTATAATACATATGTGAGCAAAGGCTTACCACCGGGACCGATTGCAAATCCCGGTAAAAAATCTCTTGATGCGGTGCTTCATTCCGAAAACACGGATTATTTGTACTTCGTAGCGGATAAAGAAGGTCATAATCACTTCTCTAAAACCTATGAGGAACATTTAGCGGCGGTTCATAAGATCTACGGCAGTGATTCCACGTCGTCCAGTAATGAATCCGCGGCGCAGGCGGCAGGGCCTAACTATGATGTGGCTGCTGCTACTACTGAGCCTAATTACAATTACAGTTCGGCGGAAGCGGTGGAAGCGGATTCTCAATATGTTGATGTAGAACCGACCACTAAGTATACACCGACAACGATTCCTGTCACGACGGCACCGGAAGCCGCACAGAGTGCACCGCCTGCAACATCGAATGCCGACTCCGGCAGTAATTATGTACCGACGACGATTCCTGTTACGACGGCACCGGAATCGATGCAGAACGTGATTCCGAATTCGTCGCAGTCGAATGTGCCGCCTATTCAGGTACAGCGACCGCAACCCGTGAATCCGTCCGGCGGGACAAACTCCAATCAATACAACTATCGATAA
- a CDS encoding O-methyltransferase, with protein sequence MTLNDILNEQRIYAMLNDVPILRESEVHLFEELIGLYRPTSVLEVGTAIGYSTLLMAPLLDEGGRITSIELDEVRHKMAKYYIDQSAYADEITLIQGDASQVLTNLVGEYDLVFLDGPKGQYLKQLELILPHVKEGGVILADNVLFRGYVRGEKEAPKRFKTIVKRLQEYLNFVENKELFNTTIYPMGDGMSVSVWKGHNQ encoded by the coding sequence ATGACATTAAATGATATTTTAAATGAACAGCGTATTTATGCGATGCTTAATGATGTACCGATTTTGCGAGAATCGGAGGTACATCTGTTTGAAGAATTAATAGGATTATATCGGCCCACCTCCGTGTTGGAGGTGGGCACCGCCATTGGATATTCCACCCTGTTGATGGCTCCTCTGCTTGATGAGGGAGGCCGCATTACATCCATAGAACTGGATGAGGTGCGTCATAAAATGGCGAAATATTATATTGACCAATCCGCCTATGCGGATGAGATTACCTTGATTCAAGGTGATGCGTCTCAGGTGTTAACGAATCTTGTAGGCGAATATGATCTCGTCTTTTTGGATGGGCCGAAAGGTCAGTATTTAAAACAATTGGAACTGATTTTGCCGCATGTGAAAGAAGGGGGCGTTATCCTCGCGGATAATGTACTCTTCAGAGGTTACGTGCGCGGCGAAAAAGAGGCGCCGAAGCGCTTTAAGACAATCGTTAAACGATTGCAGGAATATTTGAACTTTGTAGAAAACAAAGAATTATTTAATACCACGATTTACCCTATGGGGGACGGTATGAGTGTGAGTGTGTGGAAAGGACACAACCAATAA
- the infC gene encoding translation initiation factor IF-3, giving the protein MNAISKDTPRINEEIRARELRVVGPENEQIGIMSGREALALAEEQHLDLVEIAPNAKPPVARIMNYGKYRYEQQKREKEAKKKQKIVTLKEVKLRPHIEDHDFYVKMKNASKFLAEGNKVKVTIMFRGRELSHPELGMAVLTRFADELKETASIEKAAKLEGRNMTMILVSK; this is encoded by the coding sequence GTGAACGCTATTAGCAAGGATACACCACGCATTAATGAAGAGATTCGTGCTCGTGAACTTCGTGTAGTAGGTCCTGAAAATGAGCAAATCGGTATCATGTCTGGCCGTGAGGCTTTGGCATTGGCTGAAGAACAGCATCTTGATCTTGTGGAAATTGCACCTAACGCTAAACCGCCGGTAGCTCGCATTATGAACTACGGTAAATATCGTTATGAACAACAAAAACGCGAGAAAGAAGCGAAGAAAAAACAAAAAATCGTAACTTTGAAAGAAGTCAAATTACGTCCACATATTGAAGACCATGACTTTTACGTTAAAATGAAAAATGCATCCAAATTCTTGGCTGAAGGTAACAAAGTAAAAGTAACCATCATGTTCCGCGGTCGTGAGCTTTCACATCCTGAACTCGGCATGGCGGTATTGACACGTTTTGCTGATGAACTCAAAGAAACGGCGTCTATTGAAAAAGCAGCTAAGTTAGAAGGTCGTAACATGACCATGATTTTAGTAAGTAAGTAA
- the rpmI gene encoding 50S ribosomal protein L35, whose translation MPKIKTRRAAAKRFAVTGTGEFKRAKAFKSHILEKKSPARKRNLRKATLVAKADYKRVVKCLPYA comes from the coding sequence ATGCCAAAGATTAAAACTCGTCGCGCAGCGGCTAAACGTTTCGCAGTAACAGGAACCGGTGAATTCAAGCGTGCAAAAGCTTTCAAAAGCCACATTCTTGAAAAGAAATCTCCAGCTCGTAAACGCAATTTACGCAAAGCCACATTGGTTGCAAAAGCCGACTACAAACGCGTAGTTAAATGCTTACCATACGCTTAA
- a CDS encoding DUF6693 family protein, producing MTGQMESRFEGSVLGYIGYTLAAFLITVCTFGIAFPWAEVMFRSWICRNTIINGKRLYFDGTGTQLFGSYIKWWFFTFITFGIYSLWLFNKMTHWRVKHTHFVE from the coding sequence ATGACAGGACAAATGGAATCTCGATTTGAAGGCTCTGTACTTGGATATATCGGGTATACTTTGGCAGCGTTTCTGATTACGGTATGTACCTTCGGCATTGCATTCCCTTGGGCGGAGGTTATGTTCCGGAGCTGGATTTGCCGTAATACGATTATTAATGGTAAACGACTTTACTTTGATGGAACTGGTACACAACTATTTGGTAGTTATATTAAATGGTGGTTCTTCACCTTTATTACCTTTGGCATTTATAGCCTTTGGTTGTTCAATAAAATGACACATTGGCGCGTTAAGCATACACACTTTGTCGAGTAA
- a CDS encoding DUF1292 domain-containing protein, whose translation MVDQNFEGEVYYLEFEDENGKKQYFTEDVVLNHEGQEYAVLVHVQEEEADHEGQDDTYMILARIETNEEGVEEYVPLDEDDEHFEALVKLYEDMDDDE comes from the coding sequence ATGGTTGACCAAAATTTTGAAGGCGAAGTGTATTACTTGGAATTCGAAGATGAAAACGGTAAGAAACAGTACTTCACGGAAGACGTTGTTTTGAATCATGAAGGCCAAGAATACGCCGTTCTTGTACATGTGCAGGAGGAAGAGGCTGACCATGAAGGTCAAGATGATACGTATATGATCTTGGCCCGTATCGAAACAAATGAAGAAGGCGTAGAGGAATATGTGCCTTTGGATGAAGATGATGAACATTTCGAAGCTCTGGTAAAATTGTATGAGGATATGGATGACGACGAGTAA
- a CDS encoding peptidase U32 family protein: MAEHFMELLCPAGNMDKLKMAIRYGADAVYCAGKRFGLRAGNSNFSDEELKEAVEFVHSHGKKIHVTCNIIPHNEDFEGLEDYLKFLESINVDAIIVADMGIFSLAKRVAPGLELHVSTQASTTNWHTVQMWKELGAARVVAAREVSLADLKEMKDHVDIEIESFVHGSMCISYSGRCLLSNYMTGNRDANRGQCSQSCRWKYSLVESNRPGEYYPIEEDEHGTYIFNSKDLCLIHRIPDLYEAGIDSLKIEGRMKSVHYVATVAKVYRTAIDTYLKEGKDWYVRPEWIEELEKISHRPYTDGFAEGRPDESAQNYGKSTNTQSHDFIGLVLGYNEEEKYVDLEQRNNFKVGDKVEFCQPKGDLVEAVIEMMTDEDGNSIDVAPHAQMRVRLYMDTPLEPYSMMRRECNQKGD; the protein is encoded by the coding sequence ATGGCAGAACATTTTATGGAATTACTTTGCCCAGCGGGCAATATGGATAAATTGAAGATGGCGATTCGCTATGGCGCGGATGCCGTCTATTGTGCAGGGAAGCGTTTCGGACTTCGCGCGGGAAACTCGAACTTCTCCGATGAAGAGCTGAAGGAAGCGGTGGAATTTGTACATTCTCATGGCAAGAAAATCCACGTCACCTGCAATATTATTCCTCATAATGAGGACTTTGAAGGCTTGGAGGATTATTTGAAATTCCTTGAAAGCATCAATGTCGATGCCATCATCGTGGCGGATATGGGAATTTTCAGCCTTGCAAAACGCGTGGCTCCGGGGCTTGAGTTACACGTGAGTACGCAAGCGTCCACTACAAACTGGCATACTGTACAGATGTGGAAGGAATTGGGGGCCGCCCGTGTCGTGGCGGCTCGTGAAGTATCGCTGGCGGACCTTAAAGAAATGAAGGACCATGTAGATATCGAAATCGAGTCCTTCGTTCATGGTTCCATGTGTATCTCGTATTCGGGACGCTGCCTTCTATCGAACTATATGACGGGAAATCGCGATGCGAACCGCGGTCAATGTTCTCAATCCTGCCGCTGGAAATACTCCCTTGTGGAGTCCAATCGTCCCGGCGAATATTATCCTATCGAAGAGGATGAACATGGTACCTATATTTTTAACTCCAAGGATTTATGCCTGATTCATCGTATTCCTGACCTCTATGAGGCCGGTATAGACAGCCTTAAAATCGAAGGCCGCATGAAATCCGTTCACTATGTTGCGACGGTGGCCAAGGTGTATCGCACAGCTATCGACACGTATTTGAAAGAAGGCAAGGACTGGTATGTGCGTCCTGAATGGATTGAGGAATTGGAAAAAATCTCTCATCGTCCGTATACTGACGGCTTTGCCGAAGGTCGACCTGATGAAAGCGCACAAAACTACGGTAAATCCACGAATACGCAGAGTCACGATTTCATCGGTTTAGTTTTGGGCTATAATGAAGAAGAAAAATATGTGGATCTTGAACAACGCAATAATTTCAAGGTCGGCGATAAGGTTGAATTCTGTCAGCCGAAAGGTGATTTAGTCGAAGCCGTTATCGAGATGATGACGGATGAGGACGGCAATTCTATCGATGTGGCACCGCATGCGCAAATGAGAGTCCGCCTTTATATGGATACGCCTCTTGAGCCGTATTCCATGATGCGCCGCGAGTGTAATCAGAAGGGAGACTGA
- the ruvX gene encoding Holliday junction resolvase RuvX, which translates to MRIMSLDVGSRTIGIACSDALLMTAQGIETIRRTSLEKDFHRLQELITEYEVHELVVGMPKNMNGTKGDRAVKTEEFVAKMKEVIDLPVTYWDERLSTVMAERQLIAADVSRKKRKSVIDKMAAVVILQGYLDRLQFNK; encoded by the coding sequence ATGAGGATTATGTCATTGGACGTAGGCAGCCGGACTATCGGCATCGCCTGCAGTGATGCATTGCTCATGACGGCGCAAGGCATAGAAACCATTCGCAGAACATCCCTTGAAAAGGATTTTCACAGACTGCAGGAACTTATCACTGAATACGAGGTGCATGAGCTGGTCGTGGGAATGCCGAAAAATATGAATGGTACAAAAGGGGATAGAGCTGTAAAGACGGAGGAATTCGTCGCCAAGATGAAAGAAGTCATCGATTTACCTGTTACTTATTGGGATGAGCGGTTATCCACCGTCATGGCGGAACGCCAACTCATCGCAGCTGATGTAAGTCGTAAAAAACGCAAATCTGTGATCGACAAGATGGCAGCGGTTGTAATTTTGCAAGGATATTTAGATCGCTTGCAGTTTAATAAATAA
- the thrS gene encoding threonine--tRNA ligase, which translates to MADVKIILPDGSAKEYAAGTTLGEAVKQLSNSLAKKVLAANINGELTDLREELVDGSEVAFLTFEDEGGKHTLRHTASHILAQAVKRLWPNAKLAIGPAIDKGFYYDIDMEHTLTPEDLGKIEKEMSRIVKENLSITKSVMPRAEAIEFFKSKHEDYKVELIEDLPEDAVISCYSQGDFIDLCAGPHVASTGKVKAFKLQSIAGAYWRGDEKNKMLQRIYGTAFEKKEELDAYLHMLEEAAKCDHRKLGKELGLFVIKEEGPGFPFFLPKGMALRNELEKFWREVHHEFEYEEIRTPIILNKHLWETSGHWYHYRENMYTTIIDDEEYAIKPMNCPGGILVYQNEMHSYRDLPLRYAELGLVHRHELSGALHGLFRVRAFTQDDAHVFMLPSQMQEELMKVIELFDRIYSQFGLKYHVELSTKPDNAMGDDAIWEQATDALRNAIEAKGIDYVINPGDGAFYGPKLDYHIEDSLGRTWQCGTIQLDMNLPERFQMEYIGEDGQKHQPIMIHRACFGSMERFIGILTEHYAGAFPTWMAPVQVKILPISEKHVEYAKRLAKQMHHDYVRVEVDDRSEKIGYKIRQAQMAKVPYMLVVGDKEVEEGTVNVRKHGGDELGSVPFDEFFNAVKIEIKERN; encoded by the coding sequence ATGGCAGATGTAAAAATCATTTTACCTGATGGTAGTGCAAAGGAATACGCTGCTGGCACTACTCTTGGGGAAGCAGTAAAACAACTATCTAACAGCTTGGCTAAAAAAGTACTAGCTGCAAACATAAATGGTGAATTAACAGACCTTCGCGAAGAACTTGTAGATGGCTCTGAAGTTGCGTTCTTAACATTTGAAGATGAAGGGGGCAAACATACTTTGCGCCATACAGCTTCTCATATCTTGGCACAAGCGGTAAAACGCTTATGGCCTAATGCCAAATTGGCAATCGGTCCTGCTATCGATAAAGGTTTTTACTATGATATCGATATGGAACATACTTTGACTCCTGAAGATTTGGGTAAAATCGAAAAGGAAATGAGCCGTATTGTAAAAGAAAATTTATCGATTACTAAATCCGTTATGCCTCGTGCGGAAGCGATTGAATTCTTTAAATCCAAACATGAAGACTACAAGGTGGAACTTATTGAAGACCTTCCGGAAGATGCCGTGATCTCCTGCTACTCTCAAGGTGATTTCATCGACCTTTGTGCAGGACCTCATGTGGCATCCACGGGCAAGGTGAAAGCTTTCAAATTACAAAGCATTGCAGGTGCATACTGGCGCGGCGATGAAAAGAATAAAATGTTGCAACGTATTTACGGTACTGCGTTCGAGAAAAAGGAAGAACTGGATGCATACTTACACATGTTGGAAGAAGCGGCTAAGTGTGATCATCGTAAACTCGGTAAAGAACTCGGCCTGTTCGTTATCAAAGAAGAAGGCCCCGGATTCCCGTTCTTCTTGCCAAAAGGTATGGCGCTTCGCAATGAATTGGAAAAATTCTGGCGCGAAGTTCATCATGAATTTGAATATGAAGAAATTCGCACGCCGATTATCTTGAATAAACACTTGTGGGAAACATCCGGTCACTGGTACCATTATCGTGAAAATATGTATACTACAATCATCGATGATGAAGAATATGCAATTAAACCTATGAACTGTCCGGGCGGTATCTTGGTTTATCAGAATGAAATGCATTCCTATCGCGATTTGCCGTTGCGCTATGCGGAACTCGGTTTAGTACACCGTCACGAATTATCCGGCGCGTTACACGGTTTATTCCGCGTTCGTGCTTTCACACAGGACGATGCGCACGTATTCATGTTGCCGTCTCAAATGCAAGAGGAATTGATGAAAGTTATCGAGCTCTTTGATCGCATTTACAGCCAGTTCGGTTTGAAGTATCATGTGGAATTATCCACAAAACCGGATAATGCGATGGGCGACGATGCTATCTGGGAACAGGCGACAGATGCATTGCGCAATGCTATTGAAGCTAAGGGAATTGATTACGTAATCAATCCTGGTGACGGCGCTTTCTACGGCCCTAAGCTCGACTACCATATCGAAGATTCTTTGGGCCGTACATGGCAATGCGGTACTATCCAATTAGATATGAACCTTCCTGAACGATTCCAGATGGAATATATCGGTGAAGACGGTCAAAAACATCAACCTATCATGATTCACCGTGCGTGCTTCGGCTCCATGGAACGTTTCATCGGTATCCTGACTGAACACTATGCAGGTGCATTCCCTACATGGATGGCCCCTGTACAGGTGAAAATTCTGCCTATCTCCGAAAAACATGTTGAATACGCTAAGCGGTTAGCTAAACAGATGCATCATGACTATGTACGCGTGGAAGTGGACGATCGCAGCGAAAAAATCGGCTACAAAATCCGCCAGGCACAAATGGCGAAGGTACCGTATATGCTCGTCGTAGGGGACAAGGAAGTGGAAGAAGGCACCGTTAACGTACGTAAACACGGCGGCGATGAATTGGGCTCAGTTCCATTTGACGAATTCTTCAATGCAGTTAAAATTGAGATCAAGGAACGTAACTGA